One segment of Argiope bruennichi chromosome 11, qqArgBrue1.1, whole genome shotgun sequence DNA contains the following:
- the LOC129957420 gene encoding zinc finger protein 271-like — translation MSEESESCDINSKKSNFICEWCGKIFYGSSNLNKHYRVHSEQHPHACGVCDQKFARRSDLKKHYALHKEGKPHVCGVCSTGFSDLSALKRHCLIHTDEKNFKCNFCDRAFFKKSGLDQHLLTHTKERNHICEFCGKAFSRKFHLTSHYRIHTQEKPYVCDICNKSCSRKSDLNIHYQTHLQPYSCELCGKLFSRKILLDKHYPKHTEKVEQIHACDICAKTFSRRTLLKKHYYIHMPENLHKCKVCDKSFSQQSQLNSHCLTHSREYTLESNVCESLVKTSQPQTDIVIQTPLKSHACEFCGKFFAKKSTLTRHKNVHTQDKNFVCEVCGKEFLRKLSFMGHFKRMHGSLVSSVP, via the coding sequence ATGTCTGAAGAATCGGAATCTTGCGATATTAATtcgaaaaaatctaattttatatgtGAATGGtgtggtaaaatattttatggtagtTCTAACCTAAATAAACATTATCGTGTGCACAGTGAGCAACATCCACATGCATGCGGTGTTTGCGATCAAAAATTTGCAAGGAgatctgatttaaaaaaacattatgcaCTTCATAAAGAGGGAAAGCCCCATGTTTGTGGCGTATGCAGTACGGGATTTTCTGATCTATCAGCTTTAAAAAGACACTGTCTCATTCATAcagatgaaaagaattttaaatgtaacttcTGTGacagagcattttttaaaaagtctggaTTAGATCAACATTTACTTACCCATACAAAAGAAAGAAACCATATTTGTGAGTTTTGCGGAAAGGCATTTTCTAGAAAGTTTCATTTGACTAGTCACTATCGTATTCATACCCAGGAAAAACCATATGTATGTGATATATGTAATAAAAGTTGTTCTAGAAAGTCTGACTTGAATATACATTACCAAACCCATTTGCAACCATATTCATGTGAACTTTGTGGCAAATTATTTTCACGGAAAATTCTCCTCGATAAACATTACCCCAAGCATACTGAAAAAGTAGAACAAATTCATGCCTGTGATATTTGTGCCAAAACTTTCTCGAGAAGGactcttttaaaaaagcattattatattcatatgcCTGAAAACTTGCACAAGTGTAAAGTATGTGATAAATCATTTTCTCAGCAATCACAATTAAATTCTCATTGTTTAACTCATTCACGAGAATACACTTTAGAATCTAATGTGTGTGAATCACTTGTTAAAACTTCTCAACCACAAACTGATATTGTTATCCAAACACCACTAAAATCTCATGCATGTGAGTTTTGTGGTAAATTCTTTGCTAAAAAATCGACACTTACCAGACATAAAAATGTTCATacacaagataaaaattttgtttgtgaaGTGTGTGGTAAAGAATTTCTCAGAAAACTGAGTTTTATGGGCCATTTTAAACGAATGCATGGCAGTCTGGTGAGCTCTGTGCCCTGA